Part of the Plasmodium knowlesi strain H genome assembly, chromosome: 11 genome is shown below.
TTTACGGAAAAGGCAATTTGAATAACGTgcaagagagaaaaaaaaaaaaaaaaaaaaaaacattcaaaTGGAAATTACATACTGGGAACAGGGGCGCTTCGCCTTTCCTTCCCTATCTCTTATTAAAATGttttacgcattttttttttggtatcaCTTTATTTTCCGTGGTATTTAAATGGGGTTGCGGTGCTATTATCTCTTCTCACATTATACTACTCTATTTTAACCTTTCACTGTTGCGGTTTGCAAGGAAGTGAAGCACTTTTTTTGTTGGTTCAGTTGGAAGGAAGCGAACATCAGACGCACACAAATTTTGCtgtgtttttaaaatgtcAGTGGGTAATGTGTATCATGTGGGGAATACACCAATGATTActtaaaagtaaaatggCGACTTTAAAAATTGGTCCATTCGGTGAATGCAAGCTATGCATATGCAgcgcaacaaaaaaaaaaaaaaaaaaaaagtaaaatcaTAAAGgacactttttaattttcacagcaaacattttttttcaatatatTTACCAAGTGCAACATGTGAGTGGGCATTCTCTGACATGTGCACCACAGTTGTAGGCTTCCTATGGTAAAGGGAATACTGAGCAAATGTGTTAAAATGGCTTATCAGTTGGATGTGACCCTAGCGAGATAAGCTTATAAGATCGTTCGTATGGTAGAGGTTACTCATATTGAAGCACAGGTggccgcttttttttttttttttttccacctttctACGTAACAATTGTAACTCTtcgtgggggaaaaaaaaaaagagaatattTTAACTTTCTCTTGTTTTTgcatgaactgttcataattttatcattatttatttattatttttttttttttttccttttctttttttggctagccaAATGGCGCTGCCTATGGTGTACATTTAATGCTCCATGTTACACACTTTAAGAgggtaatttttcttccttagaaAAAGTGAATCCCCATATAGTTCATACCtccatgtatgtatatttagaTGTGTACAACTTCCTAGTATTAGAAAGCTTATTCATTTAAAATATGAAACATTGGGGGTTCATATTGCATGGTCATACAGACatgtagaaaataaaattttgtccttttttttttttttccttcttaatatGGGTATCTTTAATTATGTGAACTGAAAGGATACAATTTGTAGTGAGCATACATGCttataaatatgcatacgtatgaTGTATACGGCTCATTAATTATCGCAAACATGTTAAgatgaaggggaaaactgagaggggaaaagaaataaaatgaattaaaaaaaataaaaaaaaaaaaataatttgggcgaaaggagaaaagtttCAAGAATGGTGTGGAATGAACTAAATATAGCAGCATAAAGTGAAAAACATACCGCAAAGCAATGCAGTATAAAATGTAATGATAACATATGCAACCACGTAAATGTTCAACTGTATTCAGGAGAAACCCTTGAAAATGTGTAGAATATGTACCAATTAAATAACTCATAtgattattttaaaaaaaataaataaatggtaCAAATTTCATAAACTACTCCCAATGGTGTgtgcaaaagggggggaggaaatacAACATATCCATAAGCGCAATGGAAAATGAACATATGTGTACTTACTAAACGACATCATAACAGTGAGACGTGGTGGGATGACATATGGCGTActcgcgcaaaaaaaaaaaaaaaaaaaaaaaaaaaaaaaaaaaaaaagaaagaaaaaaaaaaaaaaaaaaaagaaaaaagaaaaaagaaaaaaaaaaaaaaacaaggaagGCATAAAAAGAATGGAtagtataaatataaattcgCATACGCTAAAGGTGCAAACTGACACACGTTCACGGGGTATTTGCTTGACGATTCTTTTGCTCGTACTTGGGCCCCCGGAGGGCAATTCACGGAGCGAGTTGAAATGTCAAAACGTGTGAAAAATGTGGATAGGTGCCTAGTAAGTAATAAGTAGCGTGGTCGCAAAAAAAGTTGCACGCCAAGCGTCTGCTTGCTAATCGGCGCGCCCGATGCCAGTGTTGATGTAGCGTAGCGACATAACGTGGCCTTATTAGAATACCTCGCTAAGGGGTCCTCTTCTGGGATGCTTCATTACGAAGTAGAAAAGTACACTCTGTGTTATTATTAATGGGGATGTATCCCTCAGGGTAAACGTTTAATACTGCTAGATTGCGAAACGACAGCTGCGGTAATTGCTGCGCCCTTTCCCGATCCATCATCAGCCGGAATAATAATCAAATTTTCCGCCTTGTCAGCCAGGATAACTTTCAAATGCTCTTGTAACCTTTTGCAGTACCATGCATTTTTGACAAAGAGAGAGCCATCTACACCACAGGAAAATTTCGAATGCTCGATGATTTTAATTCTTTTGGCAATAGCAGCTATTGCGGCAGCAGCTAGAGCAGCAGATCGATTATAAACAGACTCGCAAATTTTACGTAACGCATATATCTGTTCATCCGTGAAGTCCATGTCCCATGCAGCTTTGGCTACTTTTCTGCTGTCCTCAAAATTCGGGGAAGTATCATTTAGTACAACACTTCCAGATTCAGAATTGAAGCTGTCgcttttccacattttctcAGATGATGCACTTTGTAAAACATTAACCATAAACCTTCTGACAATTTCTCCTAAGTAGGCCCCAGAAATCATTTTCTCAAAAAGTTGCCTACTCCTATTAGCTGAGTACCAATCCATGACAAGATCGATAGGGGTTAAGGGCAAATCCTTATCAAAATTGCCTAACTCtatgttaataatttttccagcGTACTTgtactttttccattcagGTTCGTAATAGCATCCATTGGATCCGGTTCCTAATATAATTCCAATGTAACAGGGGGgagttgtttttcctttttgataAGCACAGGACATAAGTGTACCAACCGCATCATTAACTACGCAACAAACCTTTGCTGGTACCTCTGATCTTACAAAAGCGTCATTCATTAGTTTGCACACATCACGACCTTCAACGGGATCATTTGTAGCTCTGCCTGTTTCAAATCCCTTTGTCCAATCGATCAAGATTGAACAATTAATGGATGGAGAGGTACATGGAAATGAAAACGTGAAACctacattctttccttcacggTTATCTAAATCTTTAAACTCCCCCATAATATATTTGATCCTCTCAGCGAAGTGATCAAATAGTTGCGAAGCAGTTGCATGTTTGTCTAATAAGCCTTTTTCATGAGAAAATGTTCCTGTAAATTTTAAACTGTACGTTTCTTggtctctttttattttcccatttccaTCTAAGGATGCTCGTACAGCTCTGAAATTTGTTCCTCCAAAGTCGATAGCATAGTAGGTTCCTTTTTCCTGACCGGTGGGAATATCCGCAATGCAGGAATCCAGCATTTTAAAGGAGCATTCATGAGGGATCCATAAATTTGGGTGTCTACGATGGGCCTCTAATCCCTTCTTTAATTCATACACGAAATTGTCCACAAATTCTTCCAATGTGGAATAAGTAATACGCAACTGGTTGACATGTTTATTTATCCTTGCTTGTAATTCTTCATTAATTGGAATGTCACATTTGATGGTGTCTAATTTATAGTACACGGTGTCGTCCTTTTCTAAGTTATAGTAACTCATTTTGGCAATTCGGTGTAGGGCGGCGCACAGGGAGGGAGGTTACGGGGTAGGATAACTGATAACTGCGTGTGTACATACGCGTAGTGGACACACAGGAATGTGTGTATACAAGGAAGAATATAGGTGAAggtatataattatatatatgggcGGGACCTTCAAAAACGTGGAGGTACTGACCGGTGGAGGGTTAAAACTGACAGCTATTTTATATGGTGTGTTTTCACAATGGCAAcgtaaaaatggggaagctTATACACAAttagcgcaaaaaaaaaaaaaaaaaaaaaaaaaatgaaaaatatgcattACTCAAAATTGCAAAGGGGTGATCGTCGTGCACAATAATATCATCGTGTTGGCATTTCGAGTGTAGAGATGGAGTCAGTCACATTTATAATCGTCGCATTTGCTCTTCATTCGATAATTATGTAAAGGTATGCTCCATACATGGCACATACATACCaatgtttatttatttttttttctttcttttttccgttttccgTACAATAAAAAGCTAAGATAACGATTTGCCTGCtctatataataaaaaaaaaaaaaaatttgaacaaaaaacaatttttcgccacacaattttttcaacCGTATAAACGTGTATCTCAACGTAAACTTATAAATAAATGGCTAAATGGGCTACTTGGTGAATGTATATAAAATCTTCAAAATCATGGAAGTCCACAAATGGTAATTTAATTTACAACAACGTGCAAACGCGTGGGAGGTGCTGAAATATATACTATACATAAAACtgcttatatacatatatatatatatatgtatacatttacAGGTAAGTGCATGGTATGAATTGGATTAACTTCATCAATTTGTCGGCAATAGTACtgaggggaataaaaaaaaaaattaaaagtcacagcgggagaagaagaaaatcctttttttttttttttttaaaaaaggtcgaaatgaaaaaaaatggcaatttttaaaatatgcttACCAAGGGGGAggtgaaaagaaattataaaaaaaaaaagaaagaaaagtaaaggaaTACCATGTGTTATTATATCGAGTAATGTTTATATATCACACGAGAAGGTCAGTGGAGCAGGACGGTATTATTATACCCACCCACACtttgtatgcatatataaaatgcGCATATGTTTTAATATCCTCAAACATGATCCATTTTGGCGtgtcaaagaaaaaaaaaaaaaaaaaaaaaaaaaacaaaaaaagaaagaaaggaaaggaagaaaaaaggaactgagCGCAAGCATGCACGCAAAACTTTGTGCGtataaataatattataaaaaatatttatacgTATTCCGGCCCACTAATggaagggataaaaaaaaaaaaacagctattttttcttcatcgtgCTCAaaagtcgaaaaaaaaaaaaaaaaaaaaaaaaaaaaaaaaaaatctgtcATACTAGTGTAATATTCGATGGAAGACAACTATATATGAGGGAAATTGTAGCgagatggaaaaataaagtgtGAGTGTTGGcgaaaattatattttgccAACTTATAAtattaaggggaaaatgccCATTTTGAGAAAGTGTGACACAGctatgcacttttttttcctttttcttataaTTCCGCGCAGGTGTTGACTACTCGTAGGTAAATGTCGTCGGTGCTCGCGATGTGGAGGCGAAACTGCGAGAAAAGAATTGCCCCAACGAAAAGTGTATACCAGTGCAAATATGCAAAAGAGAAACTTGAtatggaattaaaaaaaaaaaaaaaaaaaaaaaaaagaatgggtGTACCCTAAGGGAAACTGCAAAATTTCGCTATTCTTATCTTTACGCTCTGTCAAATTGGAAATGCACTAGTGTGAATTTGGTGCATTTTTGCCAAACACCATTTCTACACCCTGCACCGGTGTTATAGGGCTTGCATCCGTAGCCCTCTTAAAAGAGGACCTCACGagtgttattttattttatttctccgtAGAATCAACTTAatgtttacccccccctccctgaTTAGGATTGGGTGTGAGTGTGGAGGCggacattttttcatttaagcGGTTTCTAAGGATAATATGAGAAATCAAATCACCATATTACAGTTTCCTTCATCCTCTACTGTTTAGCGTGTGTTGTATGCCTTCCTTTTAAGTGTATATCTTCCCCATGTGGATGATTTAGTATATGTACACGCATATGTAAGAGGTAACTGAGGCGCCTCCTGAAGGTCGCCAGTGCATAGTTGTCACCATCACACGTATTGAAAATGGCAAAACGTGAAAGatcaatggaaaaaacaaactttTAAGCAGGTAATCCATGTAACGCTCTCATAATATTAATTACACTTCACCAGACGGGgcacaattttattttgcaatttctCAACCCATCTGAACAGACTGCCCCAGCACCGTTGCAGGCGTTACGTGTTTCCATTTAGCGACTGTTTGTTGCTTGTCCCCGTTCGGGGGAGTGCCGCCCATGAATGCGTGCTTCCTTTAAATCAAGCCGGAGCAGGGCGTAGGAGCCTCTCGCTCTTCGTTATCTCAAACTGTGCTAAGTTTTTTCTAAGAAGAGATGTAAAAATTGTAGCATGGTGGATGAATCCCTGTTGATGAGATGGAACCTTTTGGCGGTTCACACGCATCGgggtgacaaaaaaaaaaaaaaaagaaagaaagaaaaaaaaaagagaaaagaaagtgaCGAAtggtatattttttccgaaaTTAAAAAGCGTTCCATCATGAGtgatcccatttttttcagtaaattttttttctccttcaatttGGGGCATCTTCCTAGCAAGGTTATTTGGGgaggtttaaaaaaaatagccttTATGTGGGCATTTAAAAGGAGTAAAATGGTGCATggggtgaatttttttttttttataaaagttTCGCACATGTATACTTCTTGTCCGGATTTCTGCACGCACACAGTGGGTTAAAGGATTCTTCACAAATTCTCCACCAGGTCTAAGCCGACCTTGGAGTAAAAGACAGAACGCTGCACGAACGGTTTTTGCAGTTTGCTGTAATCAAAAggcattttcctctttatcgCTCTGGAGTCATTATTTTCGATGTCATCGTACCACTCGATTTGATCACCCATAGTCTCCAACATGTTGTCAGCAGTGGACCAACTAAAGCGGACAATACTTGGAAAGCCAAAAACGGAatcgaaattattttttagaaaattcTTTGTTATTGGATCTCCAGGGTATCCAGATCCGAAGCCTTTATCAATATTAACTAGCGGTTCTtcatatttccatttttttatgagaAAATCACGTGTGACTTTGGCACATATAGATGCAGCACTAACGACTGGGTATAAAGAATCAGCTTTCTCCCTGACGGTGCATTTTATATGTGGAAATAATTTTGTCAATTTCTCTTCATACACATTAGCTTTCCCAACGGTGTCTACAAAAACTTCAGTCAAATTGCACCCTCTACTAATAACATGGTTAATGATCGAAATTGCCGTATCATGAGAAATTTCGTTTAAATTatacttttgttttttcaacattttgGCACTTATGTCTTGTGGCATGAGCACATGTATCCTCCATCCAAATGGCAACTTTGAATTGTTTAATTTGTGGAACATCATTTCTCTGTCTGCTtcgcttatttttttcgaatcgtcaattttcatttcttttagtAATTTTTCATGTTCCTTGTTACAGTAAAATCCTGCATATACCATGGGCCCTAGTACGGGTCCTCTTCCCGCTTCATCGATGCCTAGCCGAACCTCCTCGTCTCCAAATTTATACAAATTGTCAATGATGAGGGGTTCCATGATTAGGAGGAATTATCAGC
Proteins encoded:
- a CDS encoding ribonuclease H2 subunit A, putative, with the translated sequence MEPLIIDNLYKFGDEEVRLGIDEAGRGPVLGPMVYAGFYCNKEHEKLLKEMKIDDSKKISEADREMMFHKLNNSKLPFGWRIHVLMPQDISAKMLKKQKYNLNEISHDTAISIINHVISRGCNLTEVFVDTVGKANVYEEKLTKLFPHIKCTVREKADSLYPVVSAASICAKVTRDFLIKKWKYEEPLVNIDKGFGSGYPGDPITKNFLKNNFDSVFGFPSIVRFSWSTADNMLETMGDQIEWYDDIENNDSRAIKRKMPFDYSKLQKPFVQRSVFYSKVGLDLVENL
- a CDS encoding hexokinase, putative yields the protein MSYYNLEKDDTVYYKLDTIKCDIPINEELQARINKHVNQLRITYSTLEEFVDNFVYELKKGLEAHRRHPNLWIPHECSFKMLDSCIADIPTGQEKGTYYAIDFGGTNFRAVRASLDGNGKIKRDQETYSLKFTGTFSHEKGLLDKHATASQLFDHFAERIKYIMGEFKDLDNREGKNVGFTFSFPCTSPSINCSILIDWTKGFETGRATNDPVEGRDVCKLMNDAFVRSEVPAKVCCVVNDAVGTLMSCAYQKGKTTPPCYIGIILGTGSNGCYYEPEWKKYKYAGKIINIELGNFDKDLPLTPIDLVMDWYSANRSRQLFEKMISGAYLGEIVRRFMVNVLQSASSEKMWKSDSFNSESGSVVLNDTSPNFEDSRKVAKAAWDMDFTDEQIYALRKICESVYNRSAALAAAAIAAIAKRIKIIEHSKFSCGVDGSLFVKNAWYCKRLQEHLKVILADKAENLIIIPADDGSGKGAAITAAVVSQSSSIKRLP